Proteins from a genomic interval of Stenotrophomonas sp. WZN-1:
- the sppA gene encoding signal peptide peptidase SppA, which produces MNQPVPPLPPARRNPVASFFIGLWDVMNFTRRLILNLVFFGLLFLLLVMFVIAAGMGAGASKSLQDRTTLVIAPEGRLVEQFSADPVSRALAKAVGDNGAEEIQLRDLLRVIESAKEDKKIERVVLELDKLQPSGFASLREVAAALQDLRASGKQLVAYSESMGQSQYLLAAQADEVYLDPMGSVVLEGLGRYRQYFRTGLQDKLGVDVHLFKVGEYKSAAEPYVLDAASPASKEADLFWMNDVWQRYLGDIAKARRLDPAQLAAGIDTLPEGIAAAGGDLAKFALQQKLVTALKTREEFEDLMIERGVADEDADGGFRNVDFGRYLALLDARRNPVDSRPQVAVVVAAGEISAGDLPAGRIGGESTSALLRAARDDDNVKAVVLRVDSPGGEVFASEQIRREVVALQAAGKPVVVSMGDLAASGGYWISMNADRIYADPSTITGSIGIFGMVPNFSRALDKIGVHTDGVGTTRFAGAFDVTRPMDPAVGQVIQTVINKGYADFTGRVADARKKPVEAVDEVARGRVWSGAQAKERGLVDAFGGLKDAVADAASRAKLGKADAYRVRYIEKAATPFAQFVGGFAGSRAGAWMLSDSGMARMMLARTMPEVDTQLRFVENAAREKGNGAPVKALAYCFCGF; this is translated from the coding sequence ATGAATCAACCCGTGCCCCCGCTGCCCCCGGCGCGTCGCAATCCCGTCGCCAGCTTCTTCATCGGGCTGTGGGACGTCATGAACTTCACCCGCCGGTTGATCCTCAACCTGGTGTTCTTCGGCCTGCTGTTCCTGCTGCTGGTGATGTTCGTCATCGCCGCCGGCATGGGCGCCGGCGCCAGCAAGTCGCTGCAGGACCGTACGACGCTCGTGATCGCGCCGGAAGGCCGCCTGGTCGAGCAGTTCAGTGCCGATCCGGTCAGCCGCGCGCTGGCCAAGGCGGTGGGTGACAACGGTGCCGAAGAGATCCAGCTGCGCGACCTGCTGCGGGTGATCGAGTCGGCCAAGGAAGACAAGAAGATCGAGCGCGTGGTGCTGGAGCTGGACAAGCTGCAGCCGTCGGGCTTCGCCTCGCTGCGTGAAGTGGCCGCCGCGCTGCAGGATCTGCGCGCCTCGGGCAAGCAGCTGGTGGCCTACAGCGAGAGCATGGGCCAGTCGCAGTACCTGCTGGCCGCGCAGGCCGACGAGGTCTACCTGGACCCGATGGGCTCGGTCGTGCTGGAAGGCCTCGGCCGCTACCGCCAGTACTTCCGCACCGGCCTGCAGGACAAGCTGGGCGTGGACGTGCACCTGTTCAAGGTAGGCGAGTACAAGTCCGCGGCCGAGCCGTACGTGCTCGATGCTGCGTCGCCGGCCTCCAAGGAGGCCGACCTGTTCTGGATGAACGATGTGTGGCAGCGCTACCTGGGCGACATCGCCAAGGCCCGCCGCCTGGATCCGGCGCAGCTGGCTGCCGGCATCGACACGCTGCCGGAAGGCATCGCTGCCGCCGGTGGCGACCTGGCCAAGTTCGCCCTGCAGCAGAAGCTGGTGACCGCGCTGAAGACCCGCGAGGAATTCGAGGATCTGATGATCGAGCGCGGCGTGGCCGACGAGGATGCCGATGGCGGTTTCCGCAACGTCGACTTCGGTCGTTACCTGGCCCTGCTCGACGCGCGCCGCAACCCGGTGGACTCGCGCCCGCAGGTGGCCGTGGTGGTGGCTGCCGGCGAAATCAGCGCGGGTGACCTGCCGGCCGGCCGCATCGGTGGCGAGTCGACCTCGGCGCTGCTGCGTGCCGCGCGCGACGACGACAACGTGAAGGCAGTGGTGCTGCGCGTGGATTCGCCGGGCGGTGAAGTGTTCGCCTCCGAGCAGATCCGCCGCGAAGTGGTGGCGCTGCAGGCCGCCGGCAAGCCGGTGGTGGTGTCGATGGGCGACCTGGCCGCCTCCGGTGGCTACTGGATCAGCATGAATGCCGATCGCATCTATGCCGATCCGTCGACCATCACCGGTTCGATCGGCATCTTCGGCATGGTGCCGAACTTCAGCCGCGCGCTGGACAAGATCGGCGTGCACACCGACGGTGTCGGCACCACCCGCTTCGCCGGTGCCTTCGACGTCACCCGTCCGATGGATCCGGCCGTGGGCCAGGTCATCCAGACGGTGATCAACAAGGGCTACGCCGACTTCACCGGTCGCGTTGCCGACGCCCGCAAGAAGCCGGTCGAGGCCGTCGACGAGGTTGCCCGTGGCCGCGTGTGGAGCGGTGCGCAGGCCAAGGAACGCGGTCTGGTCGACGCCTTCGGTGGCCTGAAGGATGCGGTGGCCGATGCGGCCAGCCGGGCCAAGCTGGGCAAGGCCGATGCCTATCGCGTGCGTTACATCGAGAAGGCGGCGACGCCGTTCGCGCAGTTCGTCGGCGGCTTCGCTGGCAGCCGTGCCGGTGCCTGGATGCTGTCCGATTCGGGCATGGCGCGGATGATGCTGGCGCGCACGATGCCGGAAGTGGACACTCAGTTGCGCTTCGTCGAGAACGCGGCCCGCGAGAAGGGCAACGGTGCGCCGGTGAAGGCGCTGGCGTACTGCTTCTGCGGGTTCTGA
- a CDS encoding MATE family efflux transporter — MSTATSTPRFSKEVGATGLLALPLVLGHVSTGLISFVDNVIAGHHATATLAAVTIGTALLWLPMLIPIGTLISLTASVSQLHGAGREREIGPLFRQALWLALGLGLIMFTFLTVVPPLLPAFGIAPDIVPGATAFLHAVRWGGPALTLYFCMRYLSEGMHWTLPTMLLGFGGLLVLAPMGYVLANGKLGFPEMGAEGLGIASAVMMWLQAIAFATYLWFTKRFAHLQLFSHFEGPRWKAIWDLLRTGLPIGITVLMEGGLFIVTALLIGRLGANEAAAHQIAINVAQLCFMIPMGVAEATTVRVGHAVGRGDGFGVRRAAWAGYAIIMGTQTLSAAVLLLGHDAIVGVYTNDLAVAGLASTLLLYAATFQFPDGIQVLSAGALRGLKDTRVPMFIAMFAYWGLGMPLGAGLGLGLGMGPQGMWIGLIVGLTAAAILMGWRLRRSSLRIGQSMLS; from the coding sequence ATGTCTACTGCAACCTCCACGCCGCGCTTCAGCAAGGAAGTCGGCGCCACCGGTCTGCTCGCCCTGCCGCTCGTGCTGGGCCATGTGTCCACCGGTCTGATCTCCTTCGTCGACAACGTGATTGCCGGCCACCACGCTACGGCCACGCTGGCCGCCGTCACCATCGGTACGGCGCTGTTGTGGCTGCCGATGCTGATTCCGATCGGCACCCTGATCTCGCTCACCGCCTCGGTGTCGCAGCTGCATGGCGCCGGCCGCGAGCGCGAGATCGGCCCGCTGTTCCGCCAGGCACTGTGGCTGGCGCTGGGGCTGGGGCTGATCATGTTCACCTTCCTTACGGTGGTGCCGCCGCTGCTGCCGGCATTCGGCATCGCGCCGGACATCGTGCCGGGGGCCACCGCGTTCCTGCATGCGGTGCGCTGGGGCGGACCTGCGCTGACCCTGTATTTCTGCATGCGCTATCTGAGTGAGGGCATGCACTGGACGCTGCCGACCATGCTGCTCGGCTTCGGTGGCCTGCTGGTGCTGGCACCGATGGGCTATGTGCTGGCCAACGGCAAGCTCGGCTTCCCGGAAATGGGCGCTGAAGGCCTGGGCATCGCCTCGGCGGTGATGATGTGGCTGCAGGCGATCGCCTTCGCCACCTACCTGTGGTTCACCAAGCGCTTCGCCCACCTGCAGCTGTTCTCGCACTTCGAAGGACCGCGCTGGAAGGCGATCTGGGATCTGCTGCGCACCGGCCTGCCGATCGGTATCACCGTGCTGATGGAGGGCGGTCTGTTCATCGTCACCGCGCTGCTGATCGGCCGCCTCGGTGCCAACGAAGCGGCCGCGCACCAGATCGCAATCAACGTCGCCCAGCTGTGCTTCATGATTCCGATGGGCGTGGCCGAGGCCACCACCGTGCGCGTCGGCCATGCGGTCGGCCGTGGTGACGGCTTCGGCGTGCGGCGCGCGGCCTGGGCCGGCTACGCGATCATCATGGGCACGCAGACGTTGTCGGCGGCAGTGCTGCTGCTCGGCCACGATGCCATCGTGGGTGTGTACACCAACGACCTGGCAGTGGCCGGGCTGGCCTCGACCCTGCTGCTGTACGCGGCCACCTTCCAGTTCCCGGATGGCATCCAGGTACTGTCGGCCGGCGCACTGCGCGGCCTGAAGGACACCCGCGTGCCAATGTTCATCGCCATGTTCGCGTACTGGGGCCTGGGCATGCCGCTCGGCGCCGGGCTCGGCCTGGGGCTGGGCATGGGCCCGCAGGGCATGTGGATCGGCCTGATCGTCGGCCTGACCGCCGCTGCCATCCTGATGGGCTGGCGCCTGCGCCGCAGCAGCCTGCGCATCGGCCAGTCGATGCTGTCCTGA
- a CDS encoding DUF3106 domain-containing protein, which produces MNKSWFASLLLALPLSLSAAPQSLNVPLPPPSSPATPVASPVSSTAAPSAFAQLDAQQQRQRRADYAAWRALPEAERERIRQAAARFNALPADQQQRLRQQFREQDQAFRDGWRLGPQLGQAFPKLHGLFGFVPPEQRETALAVLRQLSPAQLAQLTLVAQRTPPQERDTVRSAFLAVPAAERDSWLTRQAGQ; this is translated from the coding sequence ATGAATAAGTCCTGGTTCGCCAGCCTGTTGCTGGCCCTGCCGTTGTCGCTGTCCGCGGCACCGCAATCGTTGAACGTGCCGTTGCCGCCACCATCGTCGCCGGCCACGCCGGTGGCTTCGCCGGTATCGTCGACGGCAGCACCCTCTGCCTTCGCCCAGCTCGATGCGCAGCAGCAGCGCCAGCGCCGCGCGGACTACGCCGCTTGGCGCGCGTTGCCGGAAGCGGAGCGCGAGCGCATCCGCCAGGCGGCTGCGCGTTTCAATGCACTGCCCGCGGACCAGCAGCAGCGCCTGCGCCAACAGTTCCGCGAGCAGGACCAGGCGTTCCGCGACGGGTGGCGGCTGGGCCCGCAACTGGGCCAGGCATTCCCCAAGCTGCATGGCCTGTTCGGCTTCGTGCCGCCGGAACAGCGCGAGACTGCGCTGGCCGTGCTGCGCCAGCTCAGCCCGGCGCAGCTGGCCCAGCTGACCCTGGTCGCGCAGCGCACGCCACCGCAGGAACGCGACACCGTGCGCAGCGCCTTCCTCGCCGTGCCCGCCGCCGAGCGCGACAGCTGGCTCACGCGCCAGGCCGGCCAGTAA
- a CDS encoding primosomal protein N', translated as MLSPIPTLQVALPVPLPRLFDYLSPEGDGPAVAVGCRLKVPFGNRELVGVVAGHGQTDDGQGLRQALAWCDPQPLLQGELWQSLQWLARYTHAPLGEVLSTALPGPLRHGEALPDTHHWGWQLTPEGHDQRDRLRAGSRPRQLAELLAEAIVDEDVLGERMEDWRTAARSLAKRGLAERVALSVAPQHAQPLPGPTLNPEQAEAVAAINTADGFQPFLLDGVTGSGKTEVYLQAIIHCLAQGKQALVLVPEIGLTPQTLARFRGRLGIAVHALHSGLNDNERARVWAAASRGEARVIVGTRSAVFTPLPQAGLLIVDEEHDGSYKQQDGIRYHARDFALVRAKSLGIPVLLGSATPSLETLHNAYAGRYTHLRLKQRAGDARPPRVRILDVRKRPLHDGLSADVLAGIGEHLQRGQQVLVFKNRRGYAPVLLCHDCGWTAPCQRCDAPMTVHGGGRRLQCHHCGARQPAPLACPACGSLALQPQGIGTERLEEHLTAAFADFPVVRIDRGTTSRRDALEQQLAKLGDQPGILVGTQILAKGHDLPKLTLVVVVGIDEGLFSADFRASEKLAQQLIQVAGRAGRARDPGEVWLQTHHPGHPLLETLVSGGYHPFAQAELNQRQAAGFPPFAHLALMRAEAQQVEHANAFLLAARQLLGEQNVVEAYGPMPAPMPRRAGYQRTQLLLSAAQRPPLHGVLSQLVPQLYALPEARKVRWSLDVDPTDLY; from the coding sequence ATGCTTTCACCGATTCCGACCCTGCAGGTCGCCCTGCCCGTCCCCCTGCCCCGCCTGTTCGACTACCTGTCGCCGGAGGGCGATGGCCCGGCGGTCGCGGTCGGCTGCCGCCTGAAGGTGCCGTTCGGCAACCGTGAGCTGGTCGGTGTGGTGGCGGGGCACGGCCAGACCGACGACGGCCAGGGACTGCGCCAGGCCCTGGCCTGGTGCGACCCGCAGCCGCTGCTGCAGGGTGAGCTGTGGCAGAGCCTGCAGTGGCTGGCACGCTACACCCACGCCCCCCTGGGCGAGGTGCTGAGCACCGCCCTGCCTGGCCCGCTGCGCCATGGCGAGGCCCTGCCGGACACCCACCACTGGGGCTGGCAGCTGACCCCGGAAGGCCACGACCAGCGCGACAGGCTGCGCGCCGGCAGCCGGCCGCGGCAACTGGCCGAACTGCTGGCCGAGGCCATCGTGGATGAGGACGTGCTGGGCGAACGCATGGAGGACTGGCGCACTGCCGCGCGCAGCCTGGCCAAGCGCGGGCTGGCCGAGCGCGTTGCGCTGAGCGTGGCCCCCCAACACGCGCAGCCACTGCCCGGCCCCACGCTCAACCCCGAACAGGCCGAAGCGGTGGCCGCGATCAATACCGCCGACGGCTTCCAGCCGTTCCTGCTGGATGGCGTGACCGGCAGCGGCAAGACCGAGGTCTACCTGCAGGCGATCATCCATTGCCTGGCACAGGGCAAGCAGGCGCTGGTGCTGGTGCCGGAAATCGGCCTGACCCCGCAGACCCTGGCACGCTTCCGCGGCCGCCTCGGCATCGCCGTGCATGCGCTGCATTCGGGGCTGAACGACAACGAGCGCGCGCGCGTCTGGGCAGCGGCCTCACGCGGCGAAGCACGTGTCATCGTCGGCACCCGCTCGGCAGTGTTCACGCCGTTGCCGCAGGCCGGCCTGCTGATCGTCGACGAGGAACACGACGGCAGCTACAAGCAGCAGGACGGCATCCGCTACCACGCGCGCGATTTCGCCCTGGTCCGGGCCAAGTCGCTGGGCATTCCGGTTCTGCTGGGCAGTGCAACGCCCTCGCTGGAAACCCTGCACAACGCCTACGCCGGGCGCTACACGCACCTGCGCCTGAAACAGCGCGCCGGTGATGCACGGCCACCGCGCGTGCGCATCCTGGATGTACGCAAGCGACCGCTGCATGACGGTTTGTCGGCCGACGTACTGGCCGGCATCGGCGAGCATCTGCAGCGCGGCCAGCAGGTACTGGTGTTCAAGAACCGCCGCGGCTATGCGCCGGTGCTGCTGTGCCACGACTGCGGCTGGACCGCGCCATGCCAGCGCTGCGATGCGCCGATGACCGTGCATGGTGGCGGCCGTCGCCTGCAGTGCCACCACTGCGGTGCGCGGCAACCGGCGCCGTTGGCGTGCCCGGCCTGCGGCAGCCTGGCGCTGCAGCCGCAGGGTATCGGCACCGAACGCCTGGAAGAACACCTCACCGCCGCCTTCGCCGACTTTCCGGTGGTGCGCATCGATCGCGGCACCACTTCGCGCCGCGATGCGCTGGAACAGCAGCTGGCGAAACTGGGTGACCAGCCCGGCATCCTGGTCGGCACGCAGATCCTGGCCAAGGGCCACGACCTGCCCAAGCTGACGCTGGTGGTGGTGGTGGGCATCGACGAAGGTCTGTTCTCCGCCGACTTCCGCGCCAGCGAGAAACTGGCGCAGCAGCTGATCCAGGTGGCCGGTCGCGCGGGACGTGCACGTGACCCCGGCGAGGTCTGGCTGCAGACCCATCACCCCGGGCACCCGCTGCTGGAAACCCTGGTGAGCGGGGGCTACCACCCGTTCGCGCAGGCCGAGCTGAACCAGCGCCAGGCGGCCGGATTCCCGCCATTCGCGCATCTGGCGCTGATGCGGGCCGAAGCGCAGCAGGTGGAGCATGCCAACGCGTTCCTGCTGGCCGCGCGGCAGTTGCTGGGCGAGCAGAACGTGGTCGAAGCCTACGGGCCGATGCCGGCGCCGATGCCGCGGCGTGCCGGCTACCAGCGCACGCAGCTGCTGCTGTCGGCCGCGCAGCGGCCGCCGCTGCATGGTGTACTTTCGCAACTGGTTCCGCAGCTGTATGCGCTGCCGGAAGCACGCAAGGTGCGCTGGTCGCTGGATGTGGATCCGACGGATCTGTATTGA
- a CDS encoding glutathione S-transferase: MLKIWGRRNSSNVRKVLWCAEEIGLPYESIEVGGSHGGTQTPEYQAMNPNSLVPVIEDNGLPLWESNAIVRYLSARYALGTLYAEDPMERAQAEKWMDWSTSRMAPLYSDLVWGIMRTAPADRDEARISAAIVRAGDYLAMADATLAKQPWLSGEKFAMGDIPLGSLIYAWFELPIQRPELPHLADWYARLRERPAYQRGVMSPLT, translated from the coding sequence ATGTTGAAGATCTGGGGCCGCCGCAATTCCAGCAACGTCCGTAAGGTACTGTGGTGCGCCGAGGAGATCGGCCTGCCGTATGAATCCATCGAGGTCGGTGGCAGCCACGGTGGCACGCAGACGCCGGAATACCAGGCGATGAACCCGAACAGCCTGGTGCCGGTGATCGAAGACAACGGCCTGCCGCTGTGGGAATCGAACGCCATCGTGCGCTACCTGAGCGCGCGCTACGCGCTGGGCACCCTGTATGCAGAAGACCCGATGGAGCGCGCCCAGGCCGAGAAGTGGATGGACTGGAGTACATCGCGGATGGCGCCGCTGTACAGCGACCTGGTCTGGGGCATCATGCGCACCGCGCCGGCCGACCGCGACGAAGCACGCATCAGTGCCGCCATCGTCCGTGCCGGTGATTACCTGGCGATGGCCGATGCCACCCTGGCGAAACAGCCATGGCTGTCGGGCGAGAAATTCGCGATGGGTGACATTCCACTGGGCTCGCTGATCTACGCCTGGTTCGAACTGCCGATCCAGCGACCGGAGCTTCCGCACCTGGCGGATTGGTATGCGCGCCTGCGTGAGCGGCCGGCCTACCAGCGCGGCGTGATGTCGCCGCTGACGTAA
- a CDS encoding NYN domain-containing protein yields MSEPEKRIALLIDADNAPASKIDEVLAEVARYGVANVRRAYGNWKSPRLKGWEAVLHEYAIRPIQQFAYSKGKNASDMAMVIDAMDLLYARNLDGFAIVSSDADFTPMVMRLLTDGVKVYGFGEKKTPEPFVNACSKFTYLEALGQTHASVPDAEQASSEQASNEPVVNDDARPRKSGAEMRSDTRLVKMLRRAVSSAEGEDGWSHLGPVGSQIGNQASFDPRNYGYGKLSDLLAAIGLFELKKDGKSSYVRALPKKNR; encoded by the coding sequence ATGAGCGAACCGGAAAAGCGCATCGCCCTGTTGATCGACGCCGACAACGCGCCGGCCTCGAAGATCGACGAGGTCCTGGCCGAAGTCGCCCGCTACGGCGTGGCCAACGTGCGCCGCGCCTATGGCAACTGGAAGAGCCCGCGGCTGAAGGGCTGGGAAGCGGTGCTGCACGAATATGCGATCCGCCCGATCCAGCAGTTCGCCTACAGCAAGGGCAAGAATGCTTCGGACATGGCGATGGTGATCGATGCCATGGACCTGCTGTACGCGCGCAACCTTGATGGGTTCGCCATCGTCTCCAGCGATGCCGATTTCACCCCGATGGTGATGCGCCTGCTGACCGATGGTGTGAAGGTGTATGGCTTCGGCGAAAAGAAGACGCCCGAACCGTTCGTCAACGCGTGCTCGAAGTTCACCTATCTGGAAGCGCTGGGCCAGACCCATGCCAGCGTGCCGGATGCCGAGCAGGCATCGAGCGAACAGGCATCGAACGAGCCGGTCGTCAATGATGATGCACGCCCGCGCAAGAGCGGGGCGGAGATGCGCAGCGATACGCGGCTGGTGAAGATGCTGCGGCGTGCGGTGTCCTCGGCCGAGGGCGAGGATGGCTGGTCGCATCTGGGGCCGGTCGGCAGCCAGATCGGCAACCAGGCCTCATTCGATCCGCGCAACTACGGCTACGGCAAGCTCAGTGATCTTTTGGCAGCAATCGGGCTGTTCGAGCTGAAGAAGGACGGCAAGTCGTCCTACGTGCGCGCGCTGCCAAAAAAGAACAGGTAG
- a CDS encoding NAD(P)/FAD-dependent oxidoreductase, producing MSRERVPHLVVVGGGFAGLWATRALARERMRITLVDRRNHHLFQPLLYQVATAGLSAPDIAAPLRHILGHQRNVEVRLGEVVAIDKQARQIRMADGSTLDYDSLLLATGATHAYFGNDQWADDAPGLKTLDDAIALRRKLLLAFERAEAEPDPAKKAAWLSFAVVGGGPTGVELAGTLAEIARHTLRNEFRHIDPASAKVRLIEAGPRVLSSFPEVLSLKARRQLEKLGVEVLTGTPVSDIDSQGFKLGEQFVPARTVVWAAGVAASPLARTLDVPLDRAGRVQVQPDLTLPDHPELFVAGDLAALNQANGKPVPGVAPAAKQMGKYVADVIRARLHGKAAPGPFKYADYGNLATIGRMAAIVHLGRLQLSGILAWWFWLAAHVFFLIGFRNRIVVLLNWAVAYWSYQRSARIIFGDDQDDRRPRR from the coding sequence ATGAGTCGCGAGCGCGTTCCCCACCTGGTCGTTGTCGGCGGCGGTTTTGCCGGCCTCTGGGCCACCCGTGCCCTGGCCCGCGAACGCATGCGCATCACCCTGGTCGACCGCCGCAACCACCACCTGTTCCAGCCACTGCTGTACCAGGTGGCCACCGCCGGCCTGTCCGCGCCGGATATCGCCGCACCGCTGCGCCACATCCTCGGCCACCAGCGCAACGTGGAAGTCCGCCTCGGCGAAGTGGTCGCCATCGACAAGCAGGCCCGGCAGATCCGCATGGCCGATGGCAGCACGCTGGACTACGACAGCCTGCTGCTGGCCACCGGCGCTACCCACGCCTACTTCGGCAACGACCAGTGGGCCGATGATGCCCCCGGCCTGAAAACCCTGGACGATGCCATCGCATTGCGCCGCAAGCTGCTGCTGGCCTTCGAGCGCGCCGAGGCCGAACCGGACCCGGCGAAGAAGGCCGCATGGCTGAGTTTCGCGGTGGTCGGTGGCGGTCCCACCGGTGTTGAACTGGCCGGCACTCTGGCCGAGATCGCGCGGCATACGCTGCGCAACGAATTCCGTCACATCGATCCGGCCAGCGCCAAGGTGCGGCTGATCGAGGCTGGGCCGCGCGTGCTGTCCTCGTTCCCGGAAGTGCTTTCGCTGAAGGCGCGCCGGCAGCTGGAAAAGCTGGGCGTGGAAGTGCTGACCGGTACCCCGGTGAGCGACATCGACAGCCAGGGCTTCAAGCTCGGTGAGCAGTTCGTGCCGGCCCGCACCGTGGTCTGGGCCGCCGGCGTGGCCGCCTCACCACTGGCGCGCACGCTGGACGTGCCGCTGGACCGCGCCGGCCGCGTGCAGGTACAGCCGGACCTGACCCTGCCCGATCACCCGGAGCTGTTCGTGGCCGGCGATCTGGCCGCACTGAACCAGGCCAACGGCAAGCCGGTGCCCGGCGTGGCCCCTGCCGCCAAGCAGATGGGCAAGTACGTGGCCGATGTGATCCGCGCGCGCCTGCATGGCAAGGCGGCACCGGGGCCGTTCAAGTACGCCGACTACGGCAACCTCGCCACCATCGGCCGCATGGCCGCGATCGTGCACCTGGGCCGGCTGCAGCTGTCGGGCATCCTGGCCTGGTGGTTCTGGCTGGCCGCGCACGTGTTCTTCCTGATCGGCTTCCGCAACCGCATCGTGGTGCTGCTGAACTGGGCCGTGGCGTACTGGAGCTACCAGCGCAGCGCGCGCATCATCTTCGGTGATGATCAGGATGACCGGCGGCCGAGGCGCTAG
- a CDS encoding nuclear transport factor 2 family protein has protein sequence MSTIALLVALSAATSPAADPVTLAAIEATCHDYVDGQLEADPKRVARSLHPDLAKRAVLGDTPDERLGLRRMSKEELVSLTKQGALKTPKDQWDRRCTVLDVTGNAASVRLETPWFVDYFHMGRFDQRWVIVNALWYPKPKAM, from the coding sequence ATGTCCACGATCGCCCTGCTGGTCGCTCTTTCCGCAGCAACGAGCCCTGCCGCCGACCCGGTCACCCTCGCGGCCATCGAAGCCACCTGCCACGACTACGTCGATGGCCAGTTGGAGGCCGACCCGAAGCGTGTTGCCCGTTCCCTGCACCCGGACCTGGCCAAGCGCGCGGTGCTCGGCGATACACCCGACGAACGCCTGGGCCTGCGCCGCATGTCGAAGGAAGAGCTGGTCTCGTTGACAAAGCAGGGCGCGCTGAAGACGCCTAAGGATCAATGGGACCGCCGCTGCACGGTGCTGGACGTGACCGGCAACGCCGCCTCGGTGCGGCTGGAAACCCCATGGTTCGTCGACTACTTCCACATGGGCCGCTTCGACCAGCGCTGGGTCATCGTCAACGCACTGTGGTACCCGAAGCCGAAGGCGATGTAG
- a CDS encoding GIY-YIG nuclease family protein, with product MAPSLRPWFLYLLECRDGSYYAGISTDVDARFAAHQAGKGARYTRARPPLRVLAVREYPDRAAASRAEWQLKQQPRERKLAWLQAPAGTLR from the coding sequence ATGGCCCCGTCCCTCCGCCCGTGGTTCCTGTACCTGCTCGAATGCCGCGATGGCAGCTATTACGCCGGCATCAGCACCGACGTGGACGCGCGTTTCGCCGCCCACCAGGCCGGCAAGGGCGCGCGCTACACCCGGGCACGGCCACCGCTGCGCGTGCTGGCCGTGCGCGAGTACCCGGACCGGGCCGCCGCCTCGCGGGCCGAATGGCAGCTCAAGCAGCAGCCGCGCGAACGCAAGCTGGCCTGGCTGCAGGCACCTGCCGGGACGCTTCGGTAG
- a CDS encoding trimeric intracellular cation channel family protein, protein MLLSIIYLIAISAEAMTGALSAGRRRMDLFGVVMIACVTALGGGSLRDILLGHYPLGWVKHPEYLGFTVCAALIATWVARWMHHFRRTFLVLDGLGLIAFTLIGCSIAREAGHAMPIVLIAGMLTGAFGGVLRDILCNEVPLIFQKELYAIIALLTGAAYLLLLHWGVADATAILCCLGGGFALRLLAIHYRWEMPKFVYHDEVH, encoded by the coding sequence ATGCTGTTGTCCATCATCTACCTGATCGCCATTTCCGCCGAGGCCATGACCGGCGCACTGTCCGCCGGTCGCCGCCGCATGGACCTGTTCGGTGTGGTCATGATCGCCTGCGTCACCGCCCTCGGCGGCGGCTCGCTGCGCGACATCCTGCTCGGCCATTACCCGCTGGGCTGGGTGAAGCATCCCGAGTACCTGGGCTTCACCGTATGCGCGGCGCTGATCGCCACCTGGGTCGCACGCTGGATGCACCACTTCCGCCGCACCTTTCTGGTGCTCGATGGCCTGGGCCTGATCGCCTTCACCCTGATCGGCTGCTCGATCGCGCGCGAGGCGGGCCATGCGATGCCGATCGTGCTGATCGCCGGCATGCTGACCGGCGCGTTCGGCGGCGTGCTGCGCGACATCCTCTGCAACGAGGTGCCGCTGATCTTCCAGAAGGAGCTGTACGCGATCATCGCGCTGCTGACCGGCGCAGCGTATCTGTTGCTGCTGCATTGGGGCGTGGCCGATGCCACTGCGATCCTGTGCTGCCTCGGCGGCGGCTTCGCGTTGCGCCTGCTGGCGATCCACTACCGCTGGGAAATGCCGAAGTTCGTGTACCACGACGAAGTGCATTGA